A part of Olleya sp. Bg11-27 genomic DNA contains:
- the rplB gene encoding 50S ribosomal protein L2 has translation MSVRKLKPITPGQRFRVVNGFDAITTDKPEKSLLAPKKRSGGRNSQGRMTMRYKGGGHKRRYRIIDFKRSKAGIPAEVASIQYDPNRTAFIALLNYQDGEKTYIIAQNGLQVGQTVVSGESVAPEIGNAMPLANIPLGTIISCVELRPGQGAVMARSAGAFAQLMARDGKFATIKLPSGETRLILVTCAATIGAVSNSDHQLLVSGKAGRSRWLGRRPRTRPVVMNPVDHPMGGGEGKSSGGHPRSRNGIPAKGYRTRSKTKASNKYIIERRKK, from the coding sequence ATGTCAGTAAGAAAATTAAAACCAATCACACCAGGTCAGCGATTTAGAGTAGTAAACGGATTTGACGCCATTACTACTGATAAGCCGGAAAAAAGCCTATTGGCTCCGAAAAAACGATCAGGTGGTAGAAACAGTCAAGGACGTATGACAATGCGCTACAAAGGTGGTGGTCATAAACGTAGATATCGTATTATCGATTTTAAGAGATCTAAAGCGGGTATTCCTGCTGAAGTTGCTTCAATCCAATACGATCCAAATAGAACAGCATTCATCGCTTTGTTAAATTATCAAGATGGTGAAAAGACTTATATCATTGCTCAAAATGGTTTACAAGTTGGACAAACAGTTGTTTCTGGTGAAAGTGTAGCTCCTGAAATAGGAAATGCAATGCCATTAGCAAATATTCCACTTGGTACAATTATTTCTTGTGTAGAGTTAAGACCAGGACAAGGTGCTGTAATGGCAAGAAGTGCTGGAGCTTTTGCTCAGTTAATGGCTAGGGATGGTAAGTTTGCTACAATTAAATTGCCTTCAGGTGAAACTAGATTAATTCTAGTAACATGTGCAGCAACAATTGGAGCAGTATCTAACTCTGATCATCAATTATTAGTTTCTGGTAAAGCAGGACGTAGTAGATGGTTAGGTAGAAGACCAAGAACAAGACCAGTTGTAATGAACCCAGTAGATCACCCAATGGGAGGTGGTGAAGGTAAGTCATCAGGTGGACATCCACGTTCTAGAAACGGTATACCAGCTAAAGGATATAGAACACGTTCTAAAACTAAAGCGAGTAATAAATATATTATAGAACGTAGAAAGAAATAA
- the rplW gene encoding 50S ribosomal protein L23, with the protein MNILIKPIITEKATANSELNNCFSFFVNTKANKVEIKKAVEAAYGVSVEKVRTINVRPDRSTKFTKTGIQHGKTNAKKKAIVQLAEGEMIDLYTNM; encoded by the coding sequence ATGAATATCTTAATTAAACCTATAATCACAGAAAAAGCAACCGCTAACAGCGAGTTGAACAATTGTTTCAGCTTTTTTGTGAACACTAAGGCGAACAAGGTAGAAATCAAAAAAGCAGTGGAAGCTGCTTATGGAGTTTCTGTTGAAAAAGTTCGTACTATTAATGTCCGTCCAGATAGAAGTACCAAGTTTACTAAAACTGGTATTCAACATGGTAAAACAAATGCTAAGAAAAAAGCAATTGTACAACTGGCGGAAGGTGAAATGATTGATTTATACACTAACATGTAA